The sequence below is a genomic window from Cicer arietinum cultivar CDC Frontier isolate Library 1 chromosome 6, Cicar.CDCFrontier_v2.0, whole genome shotgun sequence.
CTACAAGTAAATCAGAGTCACGATCAAAAATTAGAGATAATATGCACAAATCATAGTTATAATCACAAATTAGAGACAAAGAGAGTCATTAAGTTTGGTGATCAATGATCAAAAAACATCTTGTGACAAGCGTATTATCAAACAAATAGAACCACTTGATTTGTGCATATtatcaaacatcttatatgcaaaaaaaaaacatcaatcaaCACTAACATTTATCCATTCATTGATTCACTCAACAATTGTAACAAGTGCATATTAACAAacaccttatatgcaacaaacaTCTATCAACAATAACATCTATTCATTCATTGATTCACTCAACAATGGTAATAAGTGCATAttatcaaacactttatatgcaATAAATATCTATCAACACTAACATCTATCCATTCACTGATTTACTCAACAATTGTAACAAGTGCATAttatcaaacaccttatatgcaacaaacaTCTATCCATTCACTGACTCACTCAACAATTGTATCAAGTGCATAttatcaaacaccttatatgcaacaaacaTTGATCAACACTAACATCTATTCATTCTCTAATTCACTCAACAATTATAACAAGTGCATAttatcaaacaccttatatgcaacaaacaTCTATCAGCACTAACATTTATCCATTCACAAACATTTATCCATTCACTGATTCACTCGACAATTGTAACAAGAAAAGAGAGATAAGTATTAATCAATTTGATAACAAtgacataataaaataagtaataaaacaATTCTGATGGTGAACGAAATTGAGAGATGGATTGAAATTTGGAGACGAACAGAGATAGAAGAGATGGAAATAGGTTGGAATAGCACAGGCGAGCACAGATGCCAGAGAGTGAGGAACGCATATtgtgacaaaaaaaataaacatatattaaaaaaattgtaaatattatatgaaatccgcactaatttaattttatcatcatTCGTACTAAATTCTAAACATAATAACTGACCACTTGGTTATCACCTTTGTGGttttcaattgaaataaaatatgatttataaaACTTTTACTTTGTAAATTACCACggtaatacatataaaataacatttggttgaataaaaaattacttgtaACTTATTTCAACATTGGcaaaattacattcgtggttccttaacttaatttcaggtaaagttttagtcttttaacttttattttttccatttcagtattttatcgtttgaaataatttcaattttacccTTTAAGTGAGTTTCCGTTAAGGCAACGTTAACAAATTCCCACATCTGTTTTCTTCTCAGTTTTTTctctttgatatttttaaatctcTTGTTTGGTATTCTCCTTTCCCACTGATTTTCATCTTCTCGTTTTCGTCTTGTTATTTTCCtcttcttattttcttcttcGTATTTTCCTTTTCGCGTTTTCTTCTCTCATCTCTGTGAAATCGTAAATCAATTTCGACGACAACTAGAAGGAATCGAAGAACACACCATCAGAGTCAAGCTTCAAGAAATCGTAATCCCACATTGAGAGGAGAAGAAAGGTAACATGTTTATGGATTCTGATATTTAGTGATCTGatttgttttagggtttaggtttagggtttagttggGTCcttatgaaatttattatttgcatgtgtttatttttgaatgattttattcTTGCATGTGTTGTTTATTTGGGTCAAGGGTTTGTGGTCCACACATACATATTCCTTCCTCTTTTTCTAAGATTATGGGGTCAGATTTGTGGTCCCTACCATTTGATTATAGTTTTCTATTAATGGggtttttttgtgtgttttcaatgtaaaaaaaaGCAGAATGGATGTCTTTTTCATCGATGTTCACCATGGAGGGTATTTTTTGGATGACACAATGGAAGTGTACCAATGTgaagtttcaaatttgaaatgtGATGCTGACAGGTGGAGTTACTTTGAgatttttgatattattaaataaatgggGGTATCCTGAAGTTATTAGTATTTGGTATGAGGTGTATGGTGAGAAAAAGTTTTTGGAAAATGACATTGGGGCAATGAAAATGGTAAATTTTGCCAAAGCTAATGGGAAAGTGAATTTGTATCTTATTCATCATGTATCTCAGCCCATATTTATGGATAATGTGGAGACTAAGACTCAAAAAGATGAAGCTAAACAGACCCATGAACCAACCCAAACAATCCCACAACATGTGGATAATGTGCAGACCGAGGCTCAAGAAGCTGCTCAAGTAGGAAATGATACACATGAACCAACCCAAAATGCAACCCAAACAGAAGACAATATTGAGTCTGACGGTGAAGATAAtgttgttaatgtaatttttggaGACTCTGATGATGAATTTCCCATGAATGATGGGTTTGATGAGGTCCAAATAGGTGGTGACGGACTTGAAGGACAAGGAAGGGTAGGTGGTAAGGAAACTGAGTGTCAAGTTGAAATTGATAAGAGAAATGGTACAAATGAGAAAGGGTCTAATactaacaaaaagaaaaaagaaagtacCAATAAGAAAAAAGGAGACCTAAGAAGATGAAGAGGCCAATGTGTCAAGTGATGATACTTTGAATTCAGCTTCAAATAGAAAGGAACATAAAATGCAAAGTGAGAAGAAATTATTTGATGAAGAGCATTTTACAGAGGAATTATTGAGTGATGATTCACAAGAAAATGAGAAGTATCCTTTATTTGTCATGccaaaaaaaaatggaagattATAAGTGGATTTTAGGAACCCTTTTCACTTGTAAAGAAGAATTTAAGGAGGCTACGACAATATATGCCATTCATAATGGGAGGGATTTgaagtttataaaaaatgacaaactaAGAGTGAGAGTTAAATGCAAGGAAGGTTGTGAGTGGTTTGCCTATTGTGCAAAGTTACCTGATGAAGATACATGGCAACTTAGGAAACTAGTCGACACACATTCATGTAATAGAGAGTATAAGGTCAAATTTATGAGATCAAATTGGCTCGGGAAAAGATTGTACTCAATAGTTAAAGAGAATTCGAACATAAAAATTACAGATATTTCTAACAAGGTTCATAAAAAGTGGAATGTTGGAGTAAGTAAGATAAATGCATTCAGGGCACGAAGGGTTGCAATTGATATGGTTGATGGATCATTCAGAGAGGAATATCTAAGATTGTATGATTACTGTCATGAGTTATTAAGATTAAATCCAAAGAGTACTGTTAAGTTAGAAGTCCAAGCTACAAATTCAGAGGTAACTGATTATGTGGACAGATCCCTTTTACCAAGTTTTCAACGACTATATATGTGCCTTAATGGATGTAAAGAGAGTTTCCTGATTTGTAGACCAATAATTGGTCTTGATGGTTGTTTCCTTAAAGGGTATTATGGGGGTACGATTCTTGCTACTGTGGGTAGAGACCCAAATGACCAAATGCTTCCAATTGTTGTGGCTGTAGTTGAAGGTGAGACAAGAGATTCATGGACTTGGTTtcctaaattattaattaatgactTGGGTGGACAACAAACATGCAAATTCTACACTTTTATATCCGATCAGCAAAAGATATTCATTTAAGTTCAATTAATCATTATTCATTTATgttaatatgtttatttatgttaatttatttatatgtgttAATTTCTCTTGTTTATGTTAGGGATTGTTTCCTGCAATGGATGAGTTGCTTCCTGGGGTTGAACAAAGGTTTTGTGTAAGACACCTCTATAACAACTTCAGAAAAATGTACCTAGGGAAGAAACTTAAAGAATTGATGTGGAAGGCAACCAAGTCAACATATCCTCCACAATGGGAAAGAGAAATGAAAGAGTTGAGGAAGGTTAACGAAGAGGCCTACAAATATTTGGTGAAGATTCCACCAAGGTTTTGGTCAAAGTCAAGATTCAGTTTCAATTCTAAATGTGATGTGCTTGTCAATAATATGTCAGAGACATTCAATAGTGTCATAATTGGACCTAGAGGGAAAACCATAGTGACAATGCTTAAAGACATCAAATTGTACTTAATGGAAAGGTAGACAAAAAATAGAACTACATTAGAAAGGTGCACTTGTTCTGTTCTGTCTCAAATCAAGAAAAAGTTAGCAAAGGAACAAGAATTATCAAGAATGTGGATGTGTAGGTCatattgttttttatgttttggttttgttctgttttttaattatatggTTCTGAAATCTGTTTTTTATGCTAAGCTGCATGGAATCGGTTTTGAAACATGTTTATTATGCTATGATTCTGTTCTGAAATCTGTTTTTTATGCTAAGCTGCCTGAAATATGTTATGATTCTGCCTGATTCTGTTTTGTTTTGTTCTGTTCTGAAATCTGATTATGTTCTATTCTTTCTGAAATCTGATTATGGTATGATTTTGCCTGATTCTGTTATGGTATGATTCTGCCTGATTATGTCTGATTCTGCCTGATTCTATTATGGTGTGATTCTGCCTGATTCTGTTCTGTTCGGATATCATGTGTTAATCATGTGTTGATTCTGTTATGAAATCATGTGTTAATTATGTTCTGATTATGGTATGATTATGTTATGTTCTGAAATCATGTGTTAATTcttgttattgttattgaaCAAGGTATGTTggtgaaaatatatttggagTTAGTAACATCAACCACACAGGAGACAAGTTTGTGGTATCGCTGGAAAATAGAGAATGTTCATGTAGGAAGTGGATGCTCATTGGAATTCCCTACTGCCATGCAGTTTGTTGCTGCAACTTCATAAAAAAAGATCCAGAAGACTTGATTTCAACATATTATAGGCGAGAGACATAT
It includes:
- the LOC101502048 gene encoding uncharacterized protein; translated protein: MEDYKWILGTLFTCKEEFKEATTIYAIHNGRDLKFIKNDKLRVRVKCKEGCEWFAYCAKLPDEDTWQLRKLVDTHSCNREYKVKFMRSNWLGKRLYSIVKENSNIKITDISNKVHKKWNVGVSKINAFRARRVAIDMVDGSFREEYLRLYDYCHELLRLNPKSTVKLEVQATNSEVTDYVDRSLLPSFQRLYMCLNGCKESFLICRPIIGLDGCFLKGYYGGTILATVGRDPNDQMLPIVVAGLFPAMDELLPGVEQRFCVRHLYNNFRKMYLGKKLKELMWKATKSTYPPQWEREMKELRKVNEEAYKYLVKIPPRFWSKSRFSFNSKCDVLVNNMSETFNSVIIGPRGKTIVTMLKDIKLYLMERYVGENIFGVSNINHTGDKFVVSLENRECSCRKWMLIGIPYCHAVCCCNFIKKDPEDLISTYYRRETYAACYRPIIYPKNGQNVWAQTPYPYVLPPPSRRLPRRPKRSTNKDGDDKNRDSTMISRKGMSSKCTNCKQPGHNKASCPSQTQESQTQTEVCQAQTKAVQAQSQVVQTQAQAQSQPIKTRGRPKKTNPHNLSNAEKDPGNYNLHKECRNAKPHESVTGMQSLLNL